From Neisseria musculi, the proteins below share one genomic window:
- a CDS encoding septal ring lytic transglycosylase RlpA family protein: protein MIPTKRNFFTTAFAALALAVAAAPAQADAVVKAEKLSPFANLSYKVAGKRYTPLKKVSSFSQIGSASWYGSRFHGKKTSSGERYNMHAMTAAHKTLPIPSYARVTNLANGKSVVVRINDRGPFHSGRVMDVSKAAAAKLGFINKGTAKVRVEQIVPGSQSAEGMAQNEARNIYVNLKSFDTKAEAQQYLKHTGNHLKSSDIGQKVSVVKENGSYVVRMGPFRQQEHADTAKGHVLAAI from the coding sequence TTGATACCGACCAAACGAAACTTCTTTACCACCGCTTTTGCTGCCCTTGCGCTGGCTGTTGCTGCTGCGCCGGCTCAGGCCGATGCCGTTGTGAAAGCCGAAAAACTCAGCCCTTTTGCCAACCTGAGCTACAAAGTGGCCGGCAAACGCTACACCCCTCTGAAAAAAGTATCATCGTTCAGCCAAATCGGCAGCGCATCTTGGTATGGCAGCCGGTTTCACGGCAAAAAAACTTCCAGCGGCGAGCGTTACAATATGCACGCGATGACCGCCGCCCATAAAACCCTGCCGATTCCCAGCTATGCCCGCGTAACCAATCTTGCCAACGGCAAAAGCGTGGTGGTGCGCATCAACGACCGCGGCCCCTTTCATTCCGGCCGTGTGATGGATGTGTCGAAAGCCGCTGCTGCCAAGCTCGGCTTCATCAATAAAGGTACGGCCAAAGTGCGCGTGGAGCAGATTGTGCCAGGCAGCCAATCCGCTGAAGGCATGGCGCAAAACGAAGCCCGCAATATTTATGTGAACCTGAAAAGTTTCGATACCAAGGCCGAAGCGCAGCAGTATCTGAAACACACCGGCAACCATTTGAAATCGTCCGACATCGGTCAAAAAGTATCTGTGGTGAAAGAAAACGGCAGCTATGTGGTGAGAATGGGCCCGTTTAGGCAGCAGGAACACGCCGACACGGCAAAAGGGCATGTGCTGGCTGCCATTTAA
- the trmL gene encoding tRNA (uridine(34)/cytosine(34)/5-carboxymethylaminomethyluridine(34)-2'-O)-methyltransferase TrmL yields MFTVVLYQPEIPPNTGNIIRLCANTGADLHLVKPLGFPLDSSKMKRAGLDYHEFAKLAVHENFEDCLNALAGRRIFALTTKGSGRPDKAAFRAGDVFLFGPETRGLPAEILQGLPAARKLRLPMLPESRSMNLSNTVAVMLFEAWRQNGYTGGV; encoded by the coding sequence ATGTTTACCGTTGTGTTATACCAGCCCGAAATCCCTCCGAACACGGGCAATATTATCCGCCTTTGCGCCAACACCGGTGCCGATCTGCATTTGGTGAAGCCGCTCGGCTTTCCGCTGGATTCGAGCAAAATGAAACGGGCGGGGCTGGATTACCACGAATTTGCCAAACTGGCCGTGCATGAAAATTTTGAAGACTGCCTCAACGCCCTGGCAGGCCGGCGCATATTCGCGCTGACCACCAAAGGCAGCGGTCGTCCGGATAAGGCGGCGTTTCGGGCAGGAGACGTGTTTTTGTTCGGCCCTGAAACCCGCGGGCTGCCTGCGGAGATTTTGCAAGGCCTGCCGGCAGCGCGGAAACTGCGCCTGCCCATGCTGCCGGAGAGCAGAAGCATGAACCTCTCCAACACCGTTGCCGTGATGCTGTTTGAAGCGTGGCGGCAAAACGGTTATACAGGCGGTGTTTGA
- a CDS encoding ComF family protein, whose product MKVLSWWRRCLGNKDCLLCHGAAVSDGLCAGCAQDLSALRTDAAAVCPRCGRSSTNGAVCGRCQQTPLPFERLWASVYYEAPASNMLYAFKHRAERSMLRPLCSMMLSHPPPWLESAGVDCVLAVPLSKQRRLFRGFNQSDGLAGAVGKSYGLPVLPHTAVFRRHHAPQSTLKQNERRKNVKNAFVLNNQYVKNRKILLVDDVATTGATFEELARTLKRAGASAVFCWALAHTQLKK is encoded by the coding sequence ATGAAAGTACTTTCGTGGTGGCGGAGATGCTTGGGCAACAAAGATTGCTTATTATGCCACGGCGCTGCGGTTTCAGACGGCCTGTGTGCAGGCTGTGCACAAGATTTGTCGGCACTGCGCACCGATGCCGCCGCCGTCTGCCCGCGTTGCGGCCGCAGCAGCACCAACGGCGCAGTGTGCGGCCGCTGCCAACAAACGCCGCTGCCGTTTGAGCGGCTGTGGGCTTCGGTGTATTACGAAGCGCCTGCCAGCAATATGCTGTATGCCTTCAAACACCGTGCCGAAAGGAGTATGTTGCGGCCGCTGTGTTCCATGATGTTGAGCCATCCGCCGCCGTGGTTGGAAAGTGCAGGAGTCGATTGTGTGTTGGCCGTGCCTCTGAGCAAGCAGCGGAGACTGTTTCGTGGTTTCAATCAGAGCGACGGTTTGGCCGGGGCGGTGGGGAAAAGCTACGGTTTGCCCGTGCTGCCGCACACGGCGGTTTTCAGACGGCACCATGCGCCGCAGAGTACGTTGAAACAAAACGAGCGGCGTAAAAACGTAAAAAATGCTTTTGTGTTAAATAATCAATATGTTAAAAATCGTAAGATATTATTGGTTGACGATGTTGCCACAACCGGAGCAACGTTTGAAGAATTGGCGCGAACACTAAAACGGGCGGGCGCTTCAGCGGTTTTCTGCTGGGCGCTCGCGCATACGCAATTGAAAAAATAA
- the bioH gene encoding pimeloyl-ACP methyl ester esterase BioH, whose product MTHSPKNVYLIHGWAANRHIFDDLIPRLPASWNIHAPNLPGHGGAPFDGSFDVAGTADALAGQINGPAYLAGWSLGGLVALYLAHRHPEKVRALCLTAGFARFHAAPGYPEGLSSPALAKMVALFEQDYHKYMKQFLQLQFVYAKDQQPILEKVLPDIVKHGAPTALLAALDAVADADARPFLPHIHAPSLLVFGAKDAITPPRMGEYLHRHLPQSELHIIEKAAHAPFLTQADRFAQLLADFVEAH is encoded by the coding sequence ATGACGCATTCCCCGAAAAACGTTTATCTGATACACGGCTGGGCGGCCAACCGCCATATTTTTGATGACTTAATCCCGCGCCTGCCGGCAAGCTGGAATATCCATGCCCCCAACCTGCCCGGCCACGGCGGTGCGCCGTTTGACGGCAGTTTCGATGTGGCCGGCACAGCCGATGCCCTCGCCGGGCAAATCAACGGGCCCGCTTATTTGGCCGGCTGGTCGCTCGGCGGATTGGTGGCGCTGTATCTCGCACACCGCCACCCTGAAAAAGTGCGCGCACTCTGCCTGACCGCCGGTTTCGCCCGCTTTCATGCCGCCCCGGGCTACCCCGAAGGTTTGAGCAGCCCCGCGCTGGCGAAAATGGTTGCTTTGTTTGAGCAAGATTATCACAAATATATGAAACAGTTTCTCCAGTTGCAGTTTGTGTATGCCAAAGACCAACAACCAATTCTAGAAAAAGTGCTGCCCGACATCGTGAAACATGGTGCGCCCACCGCCCTGCTGGCCGCGCTCGATGCCGTTGCCGATGCCGATGCCCGCCCCTTTCTGCCGCACATCCACGCCCCCTCCCTGCTGGTTTTCGGTGCCAAAGACGCCATCACCCCGCCCCGTATGGGCGAATATCTCCACCGCCACCTGCCGCAAAGCGAGCTGCACATCATCGAAAAAGCCGCCCATGCGCCGTTTCTCACGCAGGCAGACCGGTTTGCACAACTGTTGGCAGATTTTGTGGAAGCGCATTAA
- a CDS encoding META domain-containing protein: MKIYAVLLTPLLLGACVVPIILPVGLDKPLSGSWQITEAAGADKIAPQTVIAFNDDKLQFGIATNCNRLFGGYQSTVKNKILKFSAVASTRKACPDMETEQRLSRALPQVRTYRLRGNTLEMLDGQGQTLIRSERVADK; encoded by the coding sequence ATGAAAATCTATGCCGTGTTACTCACCCCTTTGCTGCTTGGTGCCTGCGTGGTGCCGATTATACTTCCTGTCGGGCTGGACAAGCCCTTGTCCGGCTCGTGGCAGATAACCGAAGCAGCAGGAGCAGACAAAATTGCGCCCCAAACGGTGATTGCATTCAATGACGACAAACTGCAATTCGGCATTGCCACCAACTGTAACAGGCTGTTCGGCGGCTATCAAAGCACTGTGAAAAACAAAATCCTGAAATTCAGTGCCGTTGCTTCCACCCGTAAAGCCTGCCCCGATATGGAAACCGAGCAACGCCTAAGCCGCGCGCTGCCGCAGGTGCGCACATACCGTTTGCGCGGCAATACACTGGAAATGCTGGACGGGCAAGGCCAAACGCTTATCCGCAGCGAGCGGGTTGCCGATAAATAA
- the pyrH gene encoding UMP kinase, with product MTQQTKYKRVLLKLSGEALMGKDAFGINRDTIMQIVGQVKEVADMGVQVAVVIGGGNIFRGVATQAQGMDRATADYMGMMATVMNALALKDAFESLGLKARVQSALSMQQIAETYARPKAIQYLEEGKVVIFAAGTGNPFFTTDTAASLRGAEMNCDIMLKATNVDGVYTADPKKYPSATRYQTITFDEAISKNLRVMDATAFALCREQKLNIVVFGIAKDGALKRVIAGEDEGTLVHC from the coding sequence ATGACACAGCAAACCAAATACAAACGCGTTTTATTGAAACTTTCCGGCGAAGCCCTGATGGGCAAAGACGCTTTCGGCATCAACCGCGATACCATCATGCAGATTGTCGGCCAAGTGAAAGAAGTGGCCGATATGGGCGTGCAGGTGGCGGTGGTGATCGGCGGCGGCAACATCTTCAGGGGCGTGGCCACCCAGGCGCAGGGCATGGACCGCGCCACCGCCGACTATATGGGCATGATGGCCACTGTGATGAACGCGCTGGCTCTGAAAGACGCTTTCGAATCGCTCGGCCTCAAAGCCCGCGTACAATCCGCCCTCTCCATGCAGCAGATTGCCGAAACCTATGCCCGCCCCAAAGCCATCCAATATCTTGAAGAAGGCAAAGTGGTGATTTTCGCCGCCGGCACCGGCAACCCCTTCTTCACCACCGACACCGCCGCCTCGCTGCGCGGCGCGGAGATGAACTGCGACATTATGCTCAAAGCCACCAATGTCGATGGCGTGTATACCGCCGACCCGAAAAAATACCCTTCCGCCACCCGTTACCAAACCATCACTTTCGATGAAGCCATCAGCAAAAACCTGCGCGTGATGGATGCCACCGCCTTCGCCCTCTGCCGCGAACAGAAACTGAACATCGTTGTGTTCGGCATCGCTAAAGACGGCGCCCTCAAGCGCGTGATAGCCGGTGAAGACGAAGGCACGCTGGTGCATTGCTAA
- the tsf gene encoding translation elongation factor Ts produces the protein MAEITAKMVADLRAATGLGMMECKKALVEAEGNMEKAEEILRIKSGAKAGKLAGRTAAEGVLAFAIEGNTGALVEVNCETDFVAKDAGFVAFANSVAQTAAAKKPATLEELGALVEEERKAIIAKLGENMSVRRFEVIETANSLTAYIHGALATEGVLVEYKGAEDIARKVGMHIVAAKPQCVSEAEVDAETVEKERHIYTQQAIESGKPADIAAKMVEGRIKKFLAEITLNGQAFVMNPDQTVARYLKENGTEVVRFVRYKVGDGIEKKEVDYAAEVAAAAKV, from the coding sequence ATGGCAGAAATTACTGCAAAAATGGTCGCCGACCTGCGCGCCGCCACCGGTTTAGGTATGATGGAATGCAAAAAAGCGCTGGTTGAAGCCGAAGGCAATATGGAAAAAGCCGAAGAAATCCTGCGCATCAAATCCGGCGCCAAAGCCGGCAAACTGGCAGGCCGCACCGCCGCCGAAGGCGTGTTGGCGTTTGCCATCGAAGGCAATACCGGCGCGCTGGTGGAAGTGAACTGCGAAACCGACTTCGTTGCCAAAGATGCCGGCTTCGTGGCTTTCGCCAATTCCGTAGCCCAAACCGCCGCCGCCAAAAAACCGGCCACCCTGGAAGAATTGGGCGCGCTGGTGGAAGAAGAGCGCAAAGCCATCATCGCCAAGCTGGGCGAAAATATGTCGGTGCGCCGTTTTGAAGTAATCGAAACCGCAAACAGCCTCACCGCCTATATCCACGGCGCGCTGGCCACCGAAGGCGTTTTGGTCGAATACAAAGGCGCGGAAGACATCGCCCGCAAAGTGGGCATGCACATCGTGGCTGCCAAACCGCAATGCGTGAGCGAAGCCGAAGTTGATGCCGAAACCGTTGAAAAAGAACGCCATATCTACACCCAACAGGCCATCGAGTCCGGCAAGCCTGCCGATATTGCCGCTAAAATGGTCGAAGGCCGCATCAAAAAATTCCTGGCCGAAATTACGCTCAACGGCCAGGCATTTGTGATGAACCCCGATCAGACCGTTGCCCGGTATCTGAAAGAAAACGGCACGGAAGTTGTGCGTTTCGTGCGTTATAAAGTAGGCGACGGCATTGAGAAAAAAGAAGTCGATTACGCCGCCGAAGTGGCCGCTGCAGCCAAGGTGTAA
- the rpsB gene encoding 30S ribosomal protein S2 — protein sequence MSQVTMRQMLEAGVHFGHQTRYWNPKMEQYIFGARNKIHIVNLEKTLPLFQEAQEAVRRLVANKGTVLFVGTKRQAREIVREEATRADMPFVDYRWLGGMLTNYKTVKQSIKRLEEKTAALEKAAESGYSKKEILEMQRDVEKLERSLGGIKNMKGLPDAIFVIDTGYQKGTLVEAEKLGIPVIAVVDTNNSPDGVKYVIPGNDDSAKAIRLYCRGIADAVLEGKNQALQEMVAAAQAAAE from the coding sequence ATGTCTCAAGTTACCATGCGCCAAATGCTCGAAGCAGGCGTTCACTTCGGCCACCAAACCCGCTACTGGAACCCGAAAATGGAGCAATACATTTTCGGCGCGCGCAACAAAATCCACATCGTCAATTTGGAAAAAACCCTGCCGCTGTTCCAAGAGGCTCAAGAAGCCGTGCGCCGCCTGGTTGCCAACAAAGGCACCGTGCTGTTTGTCGGCACCAAACGCCAAGCCCGCGAAATCGTGCGCGAAGAAGCCACCCGCGCCGATATGCCTTTTGTCGATTACCGCTGGCTGGGCGGCATGCTCACCAACTACAAAACCGTAAAACAGTCCATCAAACGCCTTGAAGAAAAAACCGCAGCTTTGGAAAAAGCCGCCGAAAGCGGTTACAGCAAAAAAGAAATCCTCGAAATGCAGCGCGATGTTGAAAAACTGGAACGCTCTTTGGGCGGCATCAAAAACATGAAGGGCCTGCCCGATGCCATTTTTGTGATCGACACCGGCTACCAGAAAGGCACGCTGGTCGAAGCCGAAAAGCTGGGCATCCCCGTGATTGCCGTGGTGGACACCAACAACAGCCCGGACGGTGTGAAATACGTGATCCCCGGCAACGATGATTCCGCCAAAGCCATCCGCTTATACTGCAGGGGCATTGCCGATGCCGTTTTGGAAGGCAAAAACCAGGCCTTGCAGGAAATGGTCGCTGCCGCCCAAGCTGCAGCCGAATAA
- a CDS encoding gamma carbonic anhydrase family protein yields MTNIRPYLAHYPKIDPSCYIDRAAAVIGEVSLAENVSVWPFAVLRGDVNRITIGARSNVQDLSMLHVSHKTPAKPAGSPLVVGEDVTIGHKGMLHGCTIGNRVLVGMGTVILDDAVVEDDVMIGAGSLVAPRKRLESGYLYVGSPVKQVRALTDEEKAFLVYSAEHYMRVSANYKNAESGRITGCRNGRD; encoded by the coding sequence ATGACCAACATCCGCCCTTATTTGGCGCATTATCCGAAAATCGACCCAAGCTGCTATATCGACCGGGCCGCTGCCGTTATCGGCGAAGTTTCGCTGGCCGAAAATGTGTCGGTGTGGCCGTTTGCGGTGTTGCGCGGCGATGTGAACCGCATCACCATCGGCGCGCGCAGCAATGTGCAGGATTTGAGTATGCTGCACGTTTCGCACAAAACGCCGGCCAAGCCCGCAGGCTCGCCGCTGGTTGTCGGCGAAGACGTTACCATCGGCCATAAAGGCATGCTGCACGGCTGCACCATCGGCAACCGTGTGCTGGTGGGCATGGGCACGGTTATTCTTGACGATGCGGTGGTTGAGGACGATGTGATGATAGGCGCAGGCAGCCTGGTTGCGCCGCGCAAACGGCTCGAGAGCGGTTATCTTTATGTGGGCTCGCCGGTGAAGCAGGTGCGCGCGCTCACCGATGAGGAAAAGGCGTTTTTGGTGTATTCGGCCGAACATTATATGCGGGTGTCGGCCAACTATAAAAACGCCGAATCCGGCCGGATAACGGGCTGCCGGAATGGGCGTGATTGA
- a CDS encoding alanine/glycine:cation symporter family protein, with the protein MNIQSFHDLVNAVSGPLWEGLIFLLVGTGLFFTLATGFVQFRLFGHSIREMLGGRKKDTPDGITPFQAFVTGLASRVGVGNIAGVAIAISLGGPGAVFWMWVTALIGMSSAFAESSLAQLFKIRDHKSGHFRGGPAYYISQGMGQKWLGVLFALSLIFCFGLVYEAVQANSIVAAAEVAWGWNKHAVGVGLVILTAPIIFGGIRRVAHVAEAVVPIMAVLYLLMALYIMAVNISEVPRVFGLIFSTAFDFKAAGGGLLGSMISAAMMNGIKRGLYSNEAGQGSAPNAAAAADVKHPVSQGMIQMLGVFIDTLIVCSCTAFILLLSDVHTAGSTLTGVQLTQAALVYHVGAWGADFLAVVLFLFAFSTIIGNYAYAESNIQYLNNHWLLMAVFRMAVLGMVYFGAVNSVPLVWDMADLTMGTMALINLIAILALSPLVFLLLKDYSAKLKLGREPEFKLSEHPGLKRRIKSDIW; encoded by the coding sequence ATGAATATTCAATCGTTTCATGATTTGGTCAATGCCGTCAGCGGCCCTTTGTGGGAAGGGTTGATTTTTCTGTTGGTCGGCACCGGCCTGTTTTTCACGCTGGCTACGGGTTTTGTGCAGTTTCGGCTGTTCGGCCATAGCATCAGGGAAATGCTGGGCGGCCGCAAAAAAGATACGCCGGACGGCATCACGCCGTTTCAGGCCTTTGTTACCGGCCTGGCCAGCCGCGTGGGGGTGGGCAATATTGCCGGTGTGGCGATTGCGATTTCGCTGGGCGGCCCCGGCGCGGTGTTTTGGATGTGGGTAACCGCGCTGATCGGCATGAGCTCGGCTTTTGCCGAGTCTTCGCTGGCGCAGCTGTTTAAAATCCGCGACCATAAAAGCGGCCATTTCCGCGGCGGCCCGGCATATTACATCTCGCAGGGCATGGGGCAGAAGTGGCTGGGCGTTTTGTTTGCCTTGAGCCTGATTTTCTGTTTCGGTTTGGTTTATGAAGCGGTTCAGGCCAATTCTATTGTGGCGGCAGCCGAAGTGGCCTGGGGTTGGAACAAACACGCCGTGGGTGTGGGGCTGGTGATTCTGACCGCGCCGATTATTTTCGGCGGCATCCGCCGCGTAGCGCATGTTGCCGAGGCAGTGGTGCCCATTATGGCAGTGCTTTATCTGTTGATGGCGCTTTATATCATGGCGGTGAATATCAGCGAAGTGCCGCGCGTGTTCGGCCTGATTTTCAGCACCGCGTTTGATTTCAAAGCGGCCGGCGGCGGCCTGCTCGGCTCGATGATTTCTGCGGCCATGATGAACGGCATCAAACGCGGCCTGTATTCCAACGAGGCCGGCCAGGGTTCCGCCCCGAATGCGGCGGCGGCGGCTGATGTGAAACACCCGGTGTCGCAGGGTATGATTCAGATGCTGGGCGTGTTTATCGACACATTAATCGTGTGTTCGTGCACGGCGTTTATCCTGCTGCTCTCCGATGTGCATACCGCCGGCTCCACGCTCACCGGCGTGCAGCTCACCCAGGCCGCGCTGGTTTACCACGTTGGCGCATGGGGTGCGGATTTTCTGGCGGTTGTGCTGTTTCTGTTTGCGTTTTCAACCATTATCGGCAACTACGCCTATGCCGAGTCGAATATCCAATATCTCAACAACCATTGGCTGCTGATGGCGGTGTTTCGTATGGCGGTGTTGGGCATGGTGTATTTCGGCGCGGTAAACAGCGTGCCGCTGGTGTGGGATATGGCCGACCTGACAATGGGCACGATGGCATTAATCAACCTGATTGCGATTCTGGCACTCAGCCCGCTGGTGTTCCTGCTGTTGAAAGATTATTCGGCCAAGCTGAAACTGGGCAGAGAACCTGAATTCAAGCTCTCCGAACACCCCGGCCTGAAACGCCGCATTAAATCCGATATTTGGTAA
- a CDS encoding mechanosensitive ion channel family protein, producing MWETFNQYIQNGPVKAEVLESAVMIVGILLLRGVVLQAHFRRNPSMEIEEKRRWVVTSRNITLIMAVFGLAIIWAAQIQTLALSMFAVAAAIVLATKELIMCLSGSLLRASTKQYSVGDYIEVNGLRGRVVDINLLNTLMMQIGPNPLVGQLSGKTVSFPNSLLLSYSVQRDNVLDIYVIHTFEIPVPIHLDSDAIVPALEKQLERLCAPYIKAIDRHLEAVQTQKLFITPAAEPRITRVPRDDKVYNIVVRFASPVQRRLEIQQSVLDEFIRVQYRLLNPAGSGGSESS from the coding sequence ATGTGGGAAACATTCAACCAATATATTCAAAACGGCCCGGTGAAGGCAGAGGTGCTGGAATCGGCCGTTATGATTGTCGGCATACTGCTGCTGCGCGGCGTGGTGCTTCAGGCGCATTTCCGCAGAAACCCCTCGATGGAAATCGAAGAAAAACGCCGCTGGGTGGTAACCAGCCGCAACATTACCCTGATTATGGCGGTGTTCGGGCTGGCGATTATCTGGGCGGCGCAGATTCAAACGCTGGCGTTGTCGATGTTTGCCGTGGCCGCCGCCATCGTGCTGGCCACCAAAGAGCTGATTATGTGTTTGTCGGGCAGCCTGCTGAGGGCATCGACCAAACAATATTCGGTGGGCGACTATATCGAAGTCAACGGCCTGCGCGGGCGGGTGGTCGATATCAACCTGCTCAACACGCTGATGATGCAGATAGGTCCCAATCCGCTGGTGGGGCAGTTGAGCGGCAAAACCGTGTCGTTTCCCAACAGCCTGCTGCTGTCGTATTCGGTGCAGCGCGACAACGTGCTGGATATTTATGTGATTCACACGTTTGAAATTCCGGTGCCGATTCATTTGGATTCCGATGCCATTGTTCCCGCGCTCGAGAAGCAGCTCGAACGCTTGTGCGCGCCTTATATCAAGGCAATCGACCGGCATTTGGAGGCGGTGCAGACGCAAAAGCTGTTTATCACGCCCGCCGCCGAGCCGCGCATCACCCGCGTGCCGCGCGATGACAAGGTTTACAATATTGTGGTGCGCTTTGCCTCGCCGGTGCAGCGGCGGCTGGAAATACAGCAGTCGGTGTTGGACGAATTTATCCGCGTGCAATACCGCCTGCTCAATCCCGCCGGCAGCGGCGGGTCGGAATCTTCATGA
- a CDS encoding BolA family protein, giving the protein MLSPEQVKTMIETVVPCEYVEVEGDGHHFFARIVSSAFEGKPRLARHRLIKDGLAEQLASNELHALSIAAAATPAEWAQKQPG; this is encoded by the coding sequence ATGCTCAGCCCCGAACAAGTAAAAACCATGATTGAAACCGTGGTGCCGTGCGAATATGTGGAGGTGGAAGGCGACGGCCACCATTTTTTCGCCCGCATCGTTTCCTCTGCATTTGAAGGCAAACCCCGCCTCGCCCGCCACCGCCTGATTAAAGACGGCCTGGCGGAACAGCTCGCCAGCAACGAGCTGCACGCGCTCTCGATTGCCGCAGCCGCCACCCCCGCCGAATGGGCGCAAAAGCAGCCCGGTTGA
- the sodA gene encoding superoxide dismutase [Mn] has translation MAYTLPELGYAYDALEPHFDEATMNIHHSKHHQAYVNNANAALESLPEFAALSPEELVSRLSELPADKQTVLRNNAGGHVNHTFFWKNLKKGTELKGALKTAIERDFGSVDAFKAEFEKAAASRFGSGWAWLVSDGGRLKVVSTPNQDSPLMGEAVAGCKGYPIIGLDVWEHAYYLKFQNRRPDYIKEFWNVVNWDEAAKRFESQ, from the coding sequence ATGGCCTACACCCTGCCCGAACTCGGCTATGCCTACGATGCGCTCGAGCCGCATTTTGACGAAGCAACCATGAATATCCACCACAGCAAACACCATCAGGCTTATGTGAACAACGCCAATGCCGCGCTGGAATCGCTGCCCGAATTTGCCGCACTCAGCCCCGAAGAGCTGGTTTCACGCCTGAGCGAGCTGCCCGCCGACAAACAAACCGTGTTGCGCAACAATGCCGGCGGCCACGTAAACCACACCTTTTTCTGGAAAAACCTGAAAAAAGGCACCGAACTGAAAGGCGCGCTGAAAACAGCCATCGAGCGCGATTTCGGCTCGGTTGATGCATTCAAGGCCGAATTTGAAAAGGCCGCCGCAAGCCGTTTCGGCTCGGGCTGGGCATGGCTGGTGTCAGACGGAGGCCGCCTGAAAGTGGTGTCCACCCCCAACCAAGACTCCCCGCTGATGGGCGAAGCCGTTGCCGGCTGCAAAGGTTATCCGATTATCGGTTTGGACGTGTGGGAACACGCCTACTATTTGAAATTCCAAAACCGCCGCCCCGACTACATCAAAGAATTTTGGAACGTGGTAAACTGGGACGAAGCCGCCAAACGTTTCGAATCCCAATAA